The following proteins come from a genomic window of Coffea arabica cultivar ET-39 chromosome 11c, Coffea Arabica ET-39 HiFi, whole genome shotgun sequence:
- the LOC140004065 gene encoding sucrose transport protein SUC3-like isoform X1, which translates to MSGNSSKMDAVSIRVPYRSLKQEVELVGVDQAQLRRLQIATQNRHNRIVSSLVNNSDMNSSSNSPSPPPPTANGDAENQQEKGSSLLTLILSCTVAAGVQFGWALQLSLLTPYIQTLGIQHAFSSFIWLCGPITGLVVQPCVGIWSDKCTSKYGRRRPFIFVGSLMISLAVIIIGFSADIGYFLGDTKEHCSTFKGTRTRAAIVFIIGFWMLDLANNTVQGPARALLADLAGPDQRNSANAIYCLWMAVGNILGFSSGASGNWHRWFPFLLSRACCEACGNLKAAFLVAVVFLTLCMLVTLHFAKEVPLAPKQPPRLSDAAPLLDNPEQIGFDLSKSEVQNGNAMEIKSKDDALMGDGNVRSENQEVVEDAVESFSDSPGAVLVNILTSLRKLPPAMHSVLLVMALTWLSWFPFFLFGTDWMGREVYHGDPNGDVSEVKAYGQGVREGAFGLLLNSVVLGISSFFIEPMCQWMGAGIVWAMSNFMVFVCMAGTAIISLVSVRGYSEGVQHVVGANGATKVASLVVFGLLGLPLAITYTVPFSVTAELTADSGGGQGLAIGVLNLAIVLPQMVVSLGAGPWDALFGGGNIPAFVLASLSALAAGILATRKLPNIASSSYRSTGLHFG; encoded by the exons ATGAGTGGTAATTCCAGCAAGATGGATGCGGTATCGATCCGCGTGCCCTACAGGAGTTTAAAGCAAGAAGTTGAACTCGTCGGAGTCGATCAAGCTCAGCTACGTCGTTTACAGATCGCGACTCAAAATCGTCACAACAGAATTGTTAGTAGTTTGGTTAATAATAGTGATATGAACAGTAGCAGTAATTCTCCATCGCCGCCGCCGCCTACGGCTAACGGTGATGCTGAAAATCAGCAGGAGAAGGGTAGTAGTTTATTAACGTTGATTCTGAGTTGTACGGTGGCCGCCGGCGTACAATTCGGCTGGGCGTTGCAGCTCTCTCTCCTGACTCCTTATATTCAG ACGCTTGGTATACAGCAtgctttttcttcatttatatGGCTCTGTGGCCCCATCACAGGTCTCGTG GTCCAACCTTGTGTTGGTATATGGAGTGACAAATGCACTTCAAAATATGGCAGAAGGCGACCTTTTATATTTGTTGGATCTCTCATGATCTCACTTGCT GTGATAATAATCGGGTTTTCTGCAGACATAGGATACTTTTTAGGGGATACAAAAGAACACTGCAG CACATTCAAAGGTACTCGCACAAGGGCAGCTATTGTATTTATCATTGGCTTTTGGATGCTGGATCTTGCAAACAACACAGTACAG GGCCCAGCTCGTGCTCTTTTGGCTGATCTGGCAG GGCCCGATCAACGAAACTCTGCAAATGCTATATATTGCTTATGGATGGCTGTTGGTAATATTCTAGGATTTTCTTCCGGAGCCAGTGGGAATTGGCATAG GTGGTTTCCATTTTTGTTGAGTAGAGCTTGTTGTGAAGCCTGTGGAAATCTTAAAGCAGCATTTTTAGTTGCTGTG GTGTTCTTGACTCTATGCATGCTTGTCACCCTCCACTTTGCAAAGGAGGTTCCCTTGGCCCCAAAGCAACCTCCTCGTTTATCAGATGCTGCTCCTCTCTTGGATAACCCTGAACAAATTGGCTTTGACCTATCAAAATCAGAAGTACAAAATGGTAATGCAATGGAGATCAAATCCAAGGATGACGCTTTGATGGGGGATGGTAATGTGAGGAGTGAAAACCAAGAAGTTGTAGAAGATGCAGTTGAAAGTTTCAGTGATAGTCCTGGAGCAGTTTTAGTCAATATACTAACTAGCTTGCGGAAGTTGCCTCCAGCCATGCACTCTGTGCTACTTGTGATGGCCTTGACCTGG CTATCCTGGTTCCCATTTTTCCTCTTTGGCACCGATTGGATGGGAAGAGAAGTTTATCATGGTGATCCCAACGGAGATGTATCAGAAGTCAAAGCTTATGGTCAGGGTGTCAGAGAAGGTGCATTTGGTTTGCTATTGAATTCA gtTGTTCTTGGGATCAGTTCCTTTTTTATTGAGCCAATGTGCCAGTGGATGGGTGCTGGAATAGTATGGGCTATGAGCAATTTCatggtatttgtttgcatgGCAGGCACTGCTATCATTAGTTTGGTTTCTGTTAGAGGATATTCAGAAGGGGTCCAACATGTTGTCGGGGCGAATGGAGCTACAAAAGTTGCCTccttggttgtttttgggcTTCTTGGCCTACCATTAGCT ATCACTTACACTGTTCCTTTCTCTGTCACGGCGGAGTTAACTGCTGATAGTGGGGGTGGCCAAG GATTGGCAATTGGAGTACTAAATCTAGCAATTGTTCTACCCCAG ATGGTTGTGTCCCTTGGTGCGGGTCCGTGGGATGCGttatttggtggaggaaataTACCAGCATTTGTTTTGGCGTCATTATCCGCCCTTGCAGCTGGTATTCTTGCAACTCGAAAGTTGCCAAATATTGCAAGCAGTTCTTATAGATCGACTGGCCTCCATTTTGGTTAG
- the LOC140004065 gene encoding sucrose transport protein SUC3-like isoform X2, with the protein MDAVSIRVPYRSLKQEVELVGVDQAQLRRLQIATQNRHNRIVSSLVNNSDMNSSSNSPSPPPPTANGDAENQQEKGSSLLTLILSCTVAAGVQFGWALQLSLLTPYIQTLGIQHAFSSFIWLCGPITGLVVQPCVGIWSDKCTSKYGRRRPFIFVGSLMISLAVIIIGFSADIGYFLGDTKEHCSTFKGTRTRAAIVFIIGFWMLDLANNTVQGPARALLADLAGPDQRNSANAIYCLWMAVGNILGFSSGASGNWHRWFPFLLSRACCEACGNLKAAFLVAVVFLTLCMLVTLHFAKEVPLAPKQPPRLSDAAPLLDNPEQIGFDLSKSEVQNGNAMEIKSKDDALMGDGNVRSENQEVVEDAVESFSDSPGAVLVNILTSLRKLPPAMHSVLLVMALTWLSWFPFFLFGTDWMGREVYHGDPNGDVSEVKAYGQGVREGAFGLLLNSVVLGISSFFIEPMCQWMGAGIVWAMSNFMVFVCMAGTAIISLVSVRGYSEGVQHVVGANGATKVASLVVFGLLGLPLAITYTVPFSVTAELTADSGGGQGLAIGVLNLAIVLPQMVVSLGAGPWDALFGGGNIPAFVLASLSALAAGILATRKLPNIASSSYRSTGLHFG; encoded by the exons ATGGATGCGGTATCGATCCGCGTGCCCTACAGGAGTTTAAAGCAAGAAGTTGAACTCGTCGGAGTCGATCAAGCTCAGCTACGTCGTTTACAGATCGCGACTCAAAATCGTCACAACAGAATTGTTAGTAGTTTGGTTAATAATAGTGATATGAACAGTAGCAGTAATTCTCCATCGCCGCCGCCGCCTACGGCTAACGGTGATGCTGAAAATCAGCAGGAGAAGGGTAGTAGTTTATTAACGTTGATTCTGAGTTGTACGGTGGCCGCCGGCGTACAATTCGGCTGGGCGTTGCAGCTCTCTCTCCTGACTCCTTATATTCAG ACGCTTGGTATACAGCAtgctttttcttcatttatatGGCTCTGTGGCCCCATCACAGGTCTCGTG GTCCAACCTTGTGTTGGTATATGGAGTGACAAATGCACTTCAAAATATGGCAGAAGGCGACCTTTTATATTTGTTGGATCTCTCATGATCTCACTTGCT GTGATAATAATCGGGTTTTCTGCAGACATAGGATACTTTTTAGGGGATACAAAAGAACACTGCAG CACATTCAAAGGTACTCGCACAAGGGCAGCTATTGTATTTATCATTGGCTTTTGGATGCTGGATCTTGCAAACAACACAGTACAG GGCCCAGCTCGTGCTCTTTTGGCTGATCTGGCAG GGCCCGATCAACGAAACTCTGCAAATGCTATATATTGCTTATGGATGGCTGTTGGTAATATTCTAGGATTTTCTTCCGGAGCCAGTGGGAATTGGCATAG GTGGTTTCCATTTTTGTTGAGTAGAGCTTGTTGTGAAGCCTGTGGAAATCTTAAAGCAGCATTTTTAGTTGCTGTG GTGTTCTTGACTCTATGCATGCTTGTCACCCTCCACTTTGCAAAGGAGGTTCCCTTGGCCCCAAAGCAACCTCCTCGTTTATCAGATGCTGCTCCTCTCTTGGATAACCCTGAACAAATTGGCTTTGACCTATCAAAATCAGAAGTACAAAATGGTAATGCAATGGAGATCAAATCCAAGGATGACGCTTTGATGGGGGATGGTAATGTGAGGAGTGAAAACCAAGAAGTTGTAGAAGATGCAGTTGAAAGTTTCAGTGATAGTCCTGGAGCAGTTTTAGTCAATATACTAACTAGCTTGCGGAAGTTGCCTCCAGCCATGCACTCTGTGCTACTTGTGATGGCCTTGACCTGG CTATCCTGGTTCCCATTTTTCCTCTTTGGCACCGATTGGATGGGAAGAGAAGTTTATCATGGTGATCCCAACGGAGATGTATCAGAAGTCAAAGCTTATGGTCAGGGTGTCAGAGAAGGTGCATTTGGTTTGCTATTGAATTCA gtTGTTCTTGGGATCAGTTCCTTTTTTATTGAGCCAATGTGCCAGTGGATGGGTGCTGGAATAGTATGGGCTATGAGCAATTTCatggtatttgtttgcatgGCAGGCACTGCTATCATTAGTTTGGTTTCTGTTAGAGGATATTCAGAAGGGGTCCAACATGTTGTCGGGGCGAATGGAGCTACAAAAGTTGCCTccttggttgtttttgggcTTCTTGGCCTACCATTAGCT ATCACTTACACTGTTCCTTTCTCTGTCACGGCGGAGTTAACTGCTGATAGTGGGGGTGGCCAAG GATTGGCAATTGGAGTACTAAATCTAGCAATTGTTCTACCCCAG ATGGTTGTGTCCCTTGGTGCGGGTCCGTGGGATGCGttatttggtggaggaaataTACCAGCATTTGTTTTGGCGTCATTATCCGCCCTTGCAGCTGGTATTCTTGCAACTCGAAAGTTGCCAAATATTGCAAGCAGTTCTTATAGATCGACTGGCCTCCATTTTGGTTAG
- the LOC140004065 gene encoding sucrose transport protein SUC3-like isoform X3: MHFKIWQKATFYICWISHDLTCYIGYFLGDTKEHCSTFKGTRTRAAIVFIIGFWMLDLANNTVQGPARALLADLAGPDQRNSANAIYCLWMAVGNILGFSSGASGNWHRWFPFLLSRACCEACGNLKAAFLVAVVFLTLCMLVTLHFAKEVPLAPKQPPRLSDAAPLLDNPEQIGFDLSKSEVQNGNAMEIKSKDDALMGDGNVRSENQEVVEDAVESFSDSPGAVLVNILTSLRKLPPAMHSVLLVMALTWLSWFPFFLFGTDWMGREVYHGDPNGDVSEVKAYGQGVREGAFGLLLNSVVLGISSFFIEPMCQWMGAGIVWAMSNFMVFVCMAGTAIISLVSVRGYSEGVQHVVGANGATKVASLVVFGLLGLPLAITYTVPFSVTAELTADSGGGQGLAIGVLNLAIVLPQMVVSLGAGPWDALFGGGNIPAFVLASLSALAAGILATRKLPNIASSSYRSTGLHFG, translated from the exons ATGCACTTCAAAATATGGCAGAAGGCGACCTTTTATATTTGTTGGATCTCTCATGATCTCACTTGCT ACATAGGATACTTTTTAGGGGATACAAAAGAACACTGCAG CACATTCAAAGGTACTCGCACAAGGGCAGCTATTGTATTTATCATTGGCTTTTGGATGCTGGATCTTGCAAACAACACAGTACAG GGCCCAGCTCGTGCTCTTTTGGCTGATCTGGCAG GGCCCGATCAACGAAACTCTGCAAATGCTATATATTGCTTATGGATGGCTGTTGGTAATATTCTAGGATTTTCTTCCGGAGCCAGTGGGAATTGGCATAG GTGGTTTCCATTTTTGTTGAGTAGAGCTTGTTGTGAAGCCTGTGGAAATCTTAAAGCAGCATTTTTAGTTGCTGTG GTGTTCTTGACTCTATGCATGCTTGTCACCCTCCACTTTGCAAAGGAGGTTCCCTTGGCCCCAAAGCAACCTCCTCGTTTATCAGATGCTGCTCCTCTCTTGGATAACCCTGAACAAATTGGCTTTGACCTATCAAAATCAGAAGTACAAAATGGTAATGCAATGGAGATCAAATCCAAGGATGACGCTTTGATGGGGGATGGTAATGTGAGGAGTGAAAACCAAGAAGTTGTAGAAGATGCAGTTGAAAGTTTCAGTGATAGTCCTGGAGCAGTTTTAGTCAATATACTAACTAGCTTGCGGAAGTTGCCTCCAGCCATGCACTCTGTGCTACTTGTGATGGCCTTGACCTGG CTATCCTGGTTCCCATTTTTCCTCTTTGGCACCGATTGGATGGGAAGAGAAGTTTATCATGGTGATCCCAACGGAGATGTATCAGAAGTCAAAGCTTATGGTCAGGGTGTCAGAGAAGGTGCATTTGGTTTGCTATTGAATTCA gtTGTTCTTGGGATCAGTTCCTTTTTTATTGAGCCAATGTGCCAGTGGATGGGTGCTGGAATAGTATGGGCTATGAGCAATTTCatggtatttgtttgcatgGCAGGCACTGCTATCATTAGTTTGGTTTCTGTTAGAGGATATTCAGAAGGGGTCCAACATGTTGTCGGGGCGAATGGAGCTACAAAAGTTGCCTccttggttgtttttgggcTTCTTGGCCTACCATTAGCT ATCACTTACACTGTTCCTTTCTCTGTCACGGCGGAGTTAACTGCTGATAGTGGGGGTGGCCAAG GATTGGCAATTGGAGTACTAAATCTAGCAATTGTTCTACCCCAG ATGGTTGTGTCCCTTGGTGCGGGTCCGTGGGATGCGttatttggtggaggaaataTACCAGCATTTGTTTTGGCGTCATTATCCGCCCTTGCAGCTGGTATTCTTGCAACTCGAAAGTTGCCAAATATTGCAAGCAGTTCTTATAGATCGACTGGCCTCCATTTTGGTTAG